Proteins from a genomic interval of Nostoc sp. TCL240-02:
- a CDS encoding bifunctional orotidine-5'-phosphate decarboxylase/orotate phosphoribosyltransferase, with translation MNFFDKLNRSILHNQSLLFVGLDPNPEMMPVRYESEELIAGLEKWLQFIIAETVDYVCAYKPTLGFYEALGIPGLELLYKTLAAIPAHIPVILDAKHSDLNTSTIFAQTVFTQWEVDAITLSPYTGQDHVAPFLVYPDKAVFILCCTSNPGAEALQQYPTNESPLYLQVVKESKTWGTPEQLGLEVGITNPEVLALIRAIAPERIIMARSIWAKGGNLRQILEAGLNANGDGLLIPVPQDMLGNTQLSQEVQSLRAEIKQIKTEVIHENSTCSVWFPDVCFLNQHPYQDLILQLYDIDCIMFGSFVQASGAIFPYYIDLRKIISNPQVFNQVLTAYEDILKNLNFDRLAGIPYGSLPTATGLALRLHCPMIFPRKEVKAHGTRRVIEGNFHPGETVVVVDDILISGKSVMEGAGKLESAGLNVNDIVVLIDHEQGVKDRLQQNGYRSHSVLTISEITNTLYQAGRINEEQFLAFAES, from the coding sequence ATGAACTTTTTTGATAAATTGAATCGTAGTATCTTGCACAATCAAAGCTTACTATTTGTAGGACTCGATCCAAATCCAGAGATGATGCCTGTGCGTTATGAATCTGAAGAACTCATCGCTGGTTTGGAAAAGTGGTTACAATTCATTATTGCGGAAACTGTTGATTACGTTTGTGCTTATAAACCGACACTTGGCTTCTACGAAGCGTTAGGTATTCCCGGTTTAGAATTGCTGTACAAAACTTTAGCAGCGATTCCAGCGCACATACCAGTTATTTTAGATGCAAAACACAGTGACTTAAATACTAGTACCATTTTTGCCCAAACTGTGTTTACACAATGGGAGGTGGATGCAATTACTCTTAGTCCCTATACAGGACAAGATCATGTAGCCCCTTTTTTGGTCTATCCTGATAAGGCAGTGTTTATCTTATGCTGTACTTCTAATCCAGGCGCAGAAGCTTTACAGCAATATCCTACAAACGAGTCACCCCTTTATTTACAGGTAGTAAAAGAATCAAAAACCTGGGGAACTCCAGAACAATTGGGTTTGGAAGTGGGAATTACCAATCCTGAAGTTTTAGCACTTATTCGAGCGATCGCGCCTGAACGGATTATTATGGCGCGTAGCATCTGGGCGAAGGGTGGAAACTTAAGACAAATTTTAGAAGCAGGTTTGAATGCTAACGGCGATGGTTTGTTGATTCCTGTCCCTCAAGATATGTTGGGAAACACACAGCTATCTCAAGAAGTACAATCTTTACGCGCAGAAATTAAGCAAATAAAAACTGAAGTTATTCACGAAAATTCTACGTGTTCTGTGTGGTTTCCTGATGTTTGTTTCTTAAATCAACATCCCTACCAGGATTTAATTTTACAACTTTATGATATTGACTGCATTATGTTTGGCAGTTTTGTCCAAGCATCAGGAGCAATATTTCCTTATTACATCGACTTACGCAAAATTATTTCCAATCCCCAAGTTTTTAATCAAGTTCTCACAGCTTATGAGGATATTTTAAAGAATCTCAATTTTGATAGATTAGCAGGTATTCCCTATGGTTCTTTGCCTACCGCGACTGGTTTAGCTTTGCGCCTTCATTGTCCGATGATTTTCCCTCGTAAAGAAGTAAAAGCCCACGGAACGCGAAGAGTTATTGAGGGTAACTTTCATCCTGGCGAAACAGTTGTGGTAGTTGACGATATTCTCATCAGTGGCAAAAGTGTTATGGAAGGCGCAGGAAAGTTAGAATCAGCAGGATTAAATGTTAATGATATTGTGGTACTTATCGATCATGAACAAGGTGTAAAAGATAGGTTACAGCAAAATGGTTATCGTAGCCATTCAGTTTTAACTATTTCGGAAATTACTAATACTCTCTATCAAGCAGGACGAATAAATGAGGAGCAATTTTTGGCTTTTGCTGAAAGTTAA
- a CDS encoding cytochrome b/b6 domain-containing protein, translating into MTLTPSQTRKRPTQAIAAKIFHWCNIISLFIMLTSGLQIYNANPVFGGRAGLHIPPIFTLGGWLAGGRHWHFAAMWLFSLNLLWYGIYILITRRWRHRFVGANDFKALQKSHNSKRLIYAWHRIVYTAIIPILLLALFTGIGMYKPAQFPWIVDLFGNWQALRIVHFASVPMVILFAVIHYQLGQKAGGTELTESMF; encoded by the coding sequence ATGACTTTGACCCCCTCTCAAACTCGAAAGCGACCCACTCAAGCGATCGCAGCCAAAATTTTCCACTGGTGTAACATCATTAGCCTGTTTATCATGCTCACCAGTGGACTACAAATTTACAACGCCAACCCTGTTTTTGGTGGACGTGCAGGTTTGCACATTCCTCCGATATTTACATTAGGAGGTTGGCTTGCAGGAGGTAGACACTGGCATTTTGCTGCAATGTGGCTATTCTCGCTAAATCTCTTGTGGTATGGAATTTATATTTTAATTACTCGACGCTGGCGACATCGGTTTGTCGGTGCAAATGACTTCAAAGCATTACAAAAAAGTCACAATTCCAAGCGCCTAATTTATGCTTGGCATCGGATTGTGTATACAGCAATTATTCCAATCTTGCTGCTGGCGTTATTTACAGGAATAGGAATGTATAAACCTGCTCAATTTCCCTGGATTGTGGATTTATTTGGCAATTGGCAAGCATTGCGAATTGTTCACTTTGCCTCAGTGCCAATGGTTATCTTATTTGCAGTGATTCACTATCAATTAGGGCAAAAAGCTGGTGGTACTGAATTAACAGAATCAATGTTTTAG
- a CDS encoding PAS domain-containing protein, translating to MHIEEPATHKPEAPLSVPDSQSFPESKDLSPEHLDPCQCSQAALQMALIASGLGLWDWNLITNKTYYDPQWKGILGYGLDEIAHEHKSFERLVHPQDLPKIRQVLHDYLQGCTPMFEVELRMLTKSGEWKWILACGKVFQWDESGKPVRMAGTHKDISQDKAIATQQYQLLEQLQREISQHQSTEDQVREKSQQLETTLEELKYTQRQLLQNQKMANLGQLVADMANEINNPVSFIYGNLHPASQYAEDLIRIIELYQHYYPTPTPVIALHLQCLDLSFVKTDFLKLLWSMRAGSERVKEIVFALRNFSTSDEGQMKKVNLHEGLDSVLRILQHRLKEKPDRAGIGVIKEFGELPLVECYPGDLNQVFMNILTNAIDALEERMKYDYSFTPQIFIHTEIVRSHLSLVNSNDISPNNKQIGKKHKVIIRISDNGKGILPHIQRQIFEPFFTTKPVGKGKGLGLSISREIIVDKHQGKIKCNSKLGQGTELVIEMNTTARHYAAIRKHASF from the coding sequence ATGCATATCGAAGAACCCGCTACCCATAAACCGGAAGCTCCACTTTCAGTACCAGATTCCCAGAGTTTCCCAGAATCAAAAGACTTATCTCCAGAACATTTAGATCCTTGTCAATGCTCACAAGCCGCCTTACAAATGGCATTAATCGCCAGTGGCTTGGGGTTGTGGGATTGGAATCTCATAACCAATAAAACCTATTACGATCCCCAGTGGAAGGGCATTCTGGGGTATGGATTAGACGAAATCGCTCATGAGCATAAATCCTTTGAACGACTTGTACATCCACAAGATTTACCAAAAATTCGCCAGGTGTTGCACGATTATCTCCAAGGATGCACGCCTATGTTTGAAGTTGAATTGCGAATGTTAACTAAATCCGGTGAATGGAAATGGATTTTGGCTTGTGGCAAAGTATTTCAGTGGGATGAATCCGGTAAACCAGTGCGAATGGCGGGGACACACAAGGATATTAGTCAGGATAAAGCGATCGCTACTCAACAATACCAACTACTTGAACAACTCCAAAGAGAAATTTCCCAACACCAATCTACCGAAGACCAAGTTAGAGAAAAATCACAGCAGCTAGAAACTACCCTCGAAGAACTCAAATATACCCAAAGGCAGTTATTGCAGAACCAGAAAATGGCTAACCTCGGCCAACTGGTGGCGGATATGGCTAACGAAATTAACAACCCTGTTAGCTTCATCTACGGCAATCTCCATCCTGCGAGTCAATACGCTGAAGATTTAATCAGAATCATTGAACTTTACCAACATTACTATCCCACCCCCACCCCAGTCATAGCCTTACATCTGCAATGCCTCGACCTTAGTTTCGTGAAGACAGACTTTTTAAAACTACTGTGGTCAATGCGAGCCGGCTCGGAACGCGTTAAAGAAATTGTTTTCGCCTTGCGGAATTTTTCAACTTCTGACGAAGGCCAAATGAAAAAGGTTAACCTGCACGAAGGACTTGATAGTGTTCTGAGAATTTTACAGCATCGGCTTAAAGAAAAGCCTGATAGAGCCGGGATTGGAGTAATTAAAGAGTTTGGGGAACTGCCCTTAGTCGAGTGTTACCCCGGCGATTTAAATCAGGTATTCATGAACATCTTAACTAATGCCATTGATGCCTTAGAAGAAAGGATGAAATATGATTATTCCTTTACTCCCCAAATTTTTATTCATACAGAAATTGTTAGAAGTCATTTGTCACTAGTCAATAGTAATGATATTTCACCAAATAACAAACAAATAGGAAAAAAACACAAAGTTATAATTCGCATTTCTGACAATGGTAAAGGCATACTTCCCCATATCCAAAGACAGATTTTTGAACCATTTTTTACCACCAAGCCAGTAGGTAAAGGTAAGGGACTGGGACTATCAATTAGTCGAGAAATTATCGTTGACAAACATCAAGGTAAAATTAAGTGTAATTCTAAATTAGGTCAAGGTACAGAGTTGGTAATTGAAATGAATACAACAGCAAGACATTATGCTGCTATTAGAAAACACGCCAGCTTTTAA
- a CDS encoding AI-2E family transporter, translating to MNFPLNQLLRWLIFTLLFPLVFLNGWLAFLLVKNFQPVVTILVLATLLAFVLNYPVTILQKQGVKRGYAVSLVFISALIIIVALGITLVPIVLEQFNEMAKVLPQWIDSSEEKLQTLNAWFSRHKLNVNLSQLLTQVTDQLPNEFEFVTDKLLSIIRDTIDSVSDALIIVVLTFYLLLDGPRIWEVIFKKLPGSFAQKVRQSIQQNFQNYLIGQVTLAFLMGASLTLLFLAFQVQFALLFGLGVGLLSLIPFGDVVSLVVITFIIATHDFWLAAKVLAVAVVIDQLIDQAIAPRLLGRFTGLRPIWVLIALLVGTNVGGVLGLLIAVPVAGFIKDAADGFYKSGDSENVVKSEVASELLPEESV from the coding sequence ATGAATTTTCCACTCAATCAACTACTTAGATGGTTAATTTTTACGCTGTTATTTCCTCTAGTGTTTCTCAATGGTTGGCTAGCATTTTTGCTTGTTAAAAATTTTCAACCTGTCGTAACAATTCTTGTCTTAGCTACTTTGCTTGCATTTGTTTTAAACTATCCTGTTACTATTCTTCAAAAGCAAGGAGTGAAACGTGGCTATGCAGTATCATTAGTTTTTATATCAGCATTGATAATTATCGTTGCTCTGGGTATCACTTTGGTTCCCATTGTTTTAGAGCAATTTAATGAAATGGCGAAAGTTCTTCCTCAATGGATTGATTCTAGCGAAGAAAAACTTCAAACTTTAAATGCTTGGTTCTCTAGGCACAAATTAAATGTAAATTTAAGTCAGCTACTAACACAAGTAACTGACCAATTACCTAATGAATTCGAGTTCGTTACGGATAAACTTTTAAGCATTATTAGAGATACGATTGATAGTGTTTCTGATGCCTTAATCATAGTAGTGCTGACTTTTTACCTCTTGTTAGATGGCCCAAGAATTTGGGAGGTAATATTTAAAAAGTTGCCTGGAAGTTTTGCCCAGAAGGTAAGACAGTCTATTCAGCAAAACTTTCAAAATTACTTGATTGGGCAGGTAACTTTGGCTTTTCTGATGGGTGCTTCATTAACATTATTGTTTTTAGCTTTTCAAGTCCAGTTTGCTTTACTCTTCGGTTTGGGAGTTGGACTTTTGAGTTTAATTCCCTTTGGCGATGTCGTCAGTCTTGTTGTAATCACTTTCATAATAGCCACACATGACTTTTGGCTAGCGGCGAAGGTTTTGGCGGTAGCTGTTGTGATAGACCAGTTAATCGATCAGGCGATCGCACCACGGCTTTTAGGCAGATTTACTGGGCTTAGACCAATATGGGTGTTAATTGCTTTACTTGTAGGAACCAATGTCGGTGGAGTTTTAGGTTTGCTAATCGCGGTACCTGTAGCTGGTTTTATCAAGGATGCAGCAGATGGTTTTTATAAATCTGGTGATTCTGAGAATGTAGTTAAAAGTGAAGTAGCATCAGAATTGTTGCCAGAGGAATCAGTATAG